A stretch of DNA from Salmo trutta chromosome 12, fSalTru1.1, whole genome shotgun sequence:
gtttgtgagctcactctctgtctctctttttcacctctgtctctctgtctctctctctctcgctctctctctgtctctctgtctctttttctctttccctctgtctgtctctgtctgtctctgtctgtctctctctctctccctctgtctgtctctgaatgTGTTTATGTGCGTTCCTGCctgcgtgtgtgcacgtgtgtgtgtgtgtgtgtgtatgtgtgtgtgcgtgtgcgtgtgtgtgtgtgtttgtttgtttgtttgtgtgtgtgagagctatGCTGACAATGAGGCCAGTGTCGCTTCTTACATCATTTGTTGTTTAGCCAACATGAAGGGCCCCTAAACTACAGCCAGATGTATCTACTCTGTGTTATCATGAAGGGCCCCTAAACTACAGCCAGATGTATCTACTCTGTGTTATCATGAAGGGCCCCTAAACTACAGCCAGATATATCTACTCTGTGTTATCATGAAGGGCCCCTAAACTACAGCCAGATGTATCTACTCTGTGTTATCATGAAGGGCCCCTAAACTACAGCCAGATGTATCTACTCTGTGTTATCATGAAGGGCCCCTAAACTACAGCCAGATATATCTACTCTGTGTTATCATGAAGAGCCCCTAAACTACAGCCAGATGTATCTACTCTGTGTTATCATGAAGGGCCCCTAAACTACAGCCAGATATATCTACTCTGCGTTATCATGAAGAGCCCCTAAACTACAGCCAGATGTATCTACTCTGTGTTATCATGAAGGGCCCCTAAACTACAGCCAGATGTATCTACTCTGTGTTATCATGAAGAGCCCCTAAACTACAGCCAGATGTATCTACTCTGTGTTATCATGAAGAGCCCCTAAACTACAGCCAGATGTATCTACTCTGTGTTATCATGAAGAGCCCCTAAACTACAGCCAGATGTATCTACTCTGTATTATCATGAAGAGCCCCTAAACTACAGCCAGATGTATCTACTCTGTGTTATCATGAAGAGCCCCTAAACTACAGCCAGATGTATCTACTCTGTGTTATCATGAAGAGCCCCTAAACTACAGCCAGATATATCTACTCTGTATTATCATGAAGAGCCCCTAAACTACAGCCAGATGTATCTACTCTGTGTTATCATGAAGAGCCCCTAAACTACAGCCAGATGTATCTACTCTGTGTTATCATGAAGGGCCCCTAAACTACAGCCAGATGTATCTACTCTGCGTTATCATGAAGAGCCCCTAAACTACAGCCAGATGTATCTACTCTGTGTTATCATGAAGAGCCCCTAAACTACAGCCAGATGTATCTACTCTGTGTTATCATGGTTAAGGTGTAGCATTTTATCACGTGCCACTACGTAAGCGAtttttaattggctgatgcacAAACTTAACTGTTTTAGAATATTCGCAGGTATGGACCCTCCTCCCCAGTTTATAGAGGTGAAGGTAGAGGCTTTCACATTGGGTTTGTGTACAAAATAAAGCTGTGAGTTCTGAGAAATGGTTGCTAATTCCCTCAAGGCTTGTAACAGTTCCAAGTCTTACAAGGATTTATGTCTTGTTTGGACCAATAACCCAATGTAGTGCTGTATGTCATGCCTTCAATCCGTTTGACCTTTCACCTCTTTATGTATTGTGAAACCTGTATTACAGCCCTGTAATGTGTTGTTTCTGTCAGCCTGTGTTCCCTGTGTTCCTGTAACATGCTTCATCTGTTTATAATGCTGGCCTGTGTTCCCTGTGTTCCTGCAATATGCTTCATCTGTTTATAATGCTGGCCTGTGTTCCTGCAACATGCTTCATCTGTTTATAATGCTGGCCTGTGTTCCTGTAACATGCTTCATCTGTTTATAATGCTGGCCTGTGTTCCTGTAACATGCTTCATCTGTTTATAATGCTGGCCTGTGTTCCTGCAACATGCTTCATCTGTTTATAATGCTGGCCTGTGTTCCTGCAATATGCTTCATCTGTTTATAATGCTGGCCTGTGATCCCTGTGTTCCTGTAATATGCTTCATCTGTTTATAATGCTGGCCTGTGTTCCTGTAATATGCTTCATCTGTTTATAATGCTGGCCTGTGATCCCTGTGTTCCTGTAATATGCTTCATCTGTTTATAATGCTGGCCTGTGTTCCTGTAACATGCTTCATCTGTTTATAATGCTGGCTTGTGTTCCTGCAACATGCTTCATCTGTTTATAATGCTGgcctgtgttctctgtgttcCTGCAACATGCTTCATCTGTTTATAATGCTGGCCTGTGTTCCTGTAACATGCTTCATCTGTTTATAATGCTGGCCTGTATTCCTGTAACATGCTTCATCTGTTTATAATGCTGGCCTGTGTTCCTGTAACATGCTTCATCTGTTTATAATGCTGGCCTGTGTTCCTGTAACATGCTTCATCTGTTTATAATGCTGGCCTGTGTTCCTGTAACATGCTTCATCTGTTTATAATGCTGGCCTGTGTTCCTGTAACATGCTTCATCTGTTTATAATGCTGGCCGGTGATCCTGTAACATGCTTCATCTGTTTATAATGCTGGCCTGTGTTCCTGTAACATGCTTCATCTGTTTATAATGCTGGCCTGTGTTCCTGTAACATGCTTCATCTGTTTATAATGCTGGCCTGTGTTCCTGTAACATGCTTCATCTGTTTATAATGCTGGCCTGTGTTGTGTTCAAGCCTTGCATTGCATCACTGTGAAACCGCTTACATAACAGcacacaactgtgtgtgtgtgtgtgtgtgtgtgtgtgtgtgtgtgtgtgtgtgtgtgtgtgtgtgtgtgtgtaacttctTAAGTGCGTCATTTGGTCCCTGACAGCTACAGTCAGCGTCGACACGTGTCTCTAACACTCACCACAAGTATCTGCTCTCTGGCTGATTCAATGTGTTTCTCAGATGATAACTTTATATCAGATATATCTATAGGCCCAGttacattacagtacaatacCAACACCCTAAACAAACCAGGAGTGGTGGAAACACCTTCAATCTAACTGCTTcacatttcatttacatttcagtcatttagcagacgctcttatccagagcgacttacagtagtgaatgcatacattccatttcatacatttattcattttatttttcacaaAGAACATGGCATGGTGTCTCATTAGATACTGCACTGTATTCAGAACCCATATCATACTGCACTGTATTCAGAACCCATACACTGTATTCAGAACCCATATCATACTGCACTGTATTCAGAACCCATATCATACTGCACTGTATTCAGAACCCATATCATAATGCACTGTATTCAGAACCCATATCATACTGCACTGTATTCAGAACCCATATCATAATGCACTGTATTCAGAACCCATACACTGTATTCAGAACCCATATCATACTGCACTGTATTCAGAACCCATATCATAATGCACTGTATTCAGAACCATACACTATATTCAGAACCCATATCATACTGCACTGTATTCAGAACCCATACATTATATTCAGAACTCATATCATAATGCACTGTATTCAGAACCCATACACTGTATTCAGAACCCATATCATACTGCACTGTATTCAGAACCCATATCATTCTGCACTGTATTCAGAACCCATATCATAATGCATTGTATTCAGAACCCATACACTGTATTCAGAACCCATATCATACTGCACTGTATTCAGAACCCATATCATAATGCACTGTATTCAGAACCCATACACTATATTCAGAACCCATATCATACTGCACTGTATTCAGAACCCATATCATACTGCACTGTATTCAGAACCCATATCATATCATACTGTATTCAGAACCCATATCATATCATACTGCACTGTATTCAGAACCCATATCATACTGCACTGTATTCAGAACCCATAACATACTGCACTGTATTCAGAACCCATATCATACTACACTGTATTCAGAACCCATATCATATCATACTGCGCTGTATTCAGAACCCATATCATACTGCACTGTATTCAGAACCCATATCATATCATACTGCACTGTATTCAGAACCCATGTAATACTGCACTGTATTCAGAACCCATATCATACTGCACTGTATTCAGAACCCATATCATACTGCACTGTATTCAGAACCCATATCATATCATACTGTATTCAGAACCCATATCATATCATACTGCACTGTATTCAGAACCCATATCATACTGCACTGTATTCAGAACCCATAACATACTGCACTGTATTCAGAACCCATATCATACTACACTGTATTCAGAACCCATATCATATCATACTGCGCTGTATTCAGAACCCATATCATACTGCACTGTATTCAGAACCCATATCATATCATACTGCACTGTATTCAGAACCCATATCATACTGCACTGTATTCAGAACCCATACACTGTATTCAGAACCCATATCATACTGCACTGTATTCAGAACCCATATCATAATGCACTGTATTCAGAACCCATATCATACTGCACTGTATTCAGAACCCATATCATAATGCACTGTATTCAGAACCCATACATTGTATTCAGAACCCATATCATACTGCACTGTATTCAGAACCCATATCATAATGCACTGTATTCAGAACCCATACACTATATTCAGAACCCATATCATACTGCACTGTATTCAGAACCCATACACTATATTCAGAACTCATATCATAATGCACTGTATTCAGAACCCATATCATACTGCACTGTATTCAGAACCCATATCATAAGGCACTGTATTCAGAACCCATACACTGTATTCAGAACCCTTATCATACTGCACTGTATTCAGAACCCATATCATACTGCACTGTATTCAGAACCCatatcatactgtactgtattcagaACCCATATCATATCATACTGCACTGTATTCAGAACCCATATCATACTGCACTGTATTCAGAACCCATATCATACTGCACTGTATTCAGAACCCATATTATATCATACTGTATTCAGAACCCTTATCATACTGCACTGTATTCAGAACCCATATCATATCATACTGCACTGTATTCAGAACCCatatcatactgtactgtattcagaacccatatcatatcatactgcactgtattcagaacccatatcatactgcactgtattcagaacccatatcatactgtactgtattcagaACCCATATCATACTGCACTGTATTCAGAACCCATATCATACTGCACTGTATTCAGAACCCATACACTGTATTCAGAACCCATATCATACTGCACTGTATTCAGAACCCATATCATACTGCACTGTATTCAGAACCCATACACTGTATTCAGAACCCATATCATACTGCACTGTATTCAGAACCCATATCATACTGCACTGTATTCAGAACCCATATCATATCCTGGAATACTGTGCGGTATGAGATGACATGGGTTTGGAATACTGGCTGGCAGGCAACGACCCGTGTGTCTGGCATCTGAAGCAGTCCCACTGAAACATGTATTGGTACCGCTAGATGGAATTGTGTTGCAGTGTTGTTTTTCATCCTTGCTTTTGCAATAACTGGAATAATGTCAGAATGTCAGAATCAGTTCTACTGTTTTGATTGCTTCATCCCATTGAGTTTTTAAACCCCAAACAAAATCTACAAGCCACGAGTTAGTTAACCCTCTCATAAACTATGAGCAGCAACACTGTACTGTTGAAATCCACAATAGGCTCTCCACACACCTGCACTGGCACCTGGTGGCGGTTCCCTGTTACTACAGTCTAGAGCCCAGCTGTAGTTACTACAGTCTAGAGCCCAGGATATACCCCGCTGTAGTTACTACAGTCTAGAGCCCAGGATATACCCAGCTGTAGTTACTACAGTCTAGAGCCCAGCTGTACTTACTACAGTCTAGAGCCCAGGATATACCCAGATGTAGTTACTACAGTGTAGAGCCCAGGATATACCCAGCTGTAGTTACTACAGTCTAGAGCCCAGGATATACCCAGATGTAGTTACTACAGTCTAGAGCCCAGGATATACCCAGCTGTAGTTACTACAGTCTAGAGCCCAGGATATACCCAGCTGTAGTTACTACAGTCTAGAGCCCAAGATATACCCAGCTGTAGATACTACAGTCTAGAGCCCAGCTGTAGTTACTATAGTCTAGAGCCCAGCTGTAGTTACTACAGTCTAGAGCCCAGCTGTAGTTACTACAGTCTAGAGCCCAGGATATACCCAGCTGTAGTTACTACAGTCTAGAGCCCAGCTGTAGTTACTACAGTCTAGAGCCCAGGATATACCCAGCTGTAGTTACTACAGTCTAGAGCCCATGATATACCCAGCTGTAGTTACTACAGTCTAGAGCCCATGATATACCCAGCTGTAGTTACTACAGTCTAGAGCCCAGCTGTAGTTACTACAGTGTAGAGCCCATGATATACCCAGCTGTAGTTACTACAGTCTAGAGCCCAGCTGTAGTTACTATAGTCTAGAGCCCAGGATATACCCAGCTGTAGTTACTACAGTCTAATGCCCAGGATATACCCAGCTGTAGTTACTACAGTCTAGAGCCCAGCTGTAGTTACTACAGTCTAGAGCCCAGTTGTAGTTACTACAGTCTAGAGCCCAggatatacacagctgtagtTACTA
This window harbors:
- the LOC115203549 gene encoding dynein heavy chain-like isoform X1, producing the protein MHCIQNPYTIFRTHIILHCIQNPYHTALYSEPISYHTALYSEPISYYTVFRTHIISYCAVFRTHIILHCIQNPYHIILHCIQNPCNTALYSEPISYCTVFRTHIILHCIQNPYHIILYSEPISYHTALYSEPISYCTVFRTHNILHCIQNPYHTTLYSEPISYHTALYSEPISYCTVFRTHIISYCTVFRTHIILHCIQNPYTVFRTHIILHCIQNPYHNALYSEPISYCTVFRTHIIMHCIQNPYIVFRTHIILHCIQNPYHNALYSEPIHYIQNPYHTALYSEPIHYIQNSYHNALYSEPISYCTVFRTHIIRHCIQNPYTVFRTLIILHCIQNPYHTALYSEPISYCTVFRTHIISYCTVFRTHIILHCIQNPYHTALYSEPILYHTVFRTLIILHCIQNPYHIILHCIQNPYHTVLYSEPISYHTALYSEPISYCTVFRTHIILYCIQNPYHTALYSEPISYCTVFRTHTLYSEPISYCTVFRTHIILHCIQNPYTVFRTHIILHCIQNPYHTALYSEPISYPGILCGMR
- the LOC115203549 gene encoding dynein heavy chain-like isoform X2, with protein sequence MHCIQNPYTIFRTHIILHCIQNPYHTALYSEPISYHTALYSEPISYYTVFRTHIISYCAVFRTHIILHCIQNPYHIILHCIQNPCNTALYSEPISYCTVFRTHIILHCIQNPYHIILHCIQNPYHTTLYSEPISYHTALYSEPISYCTVFRTHIISYCTVFRTHIILHCIQNPYTVFRTHIILHCIQNPYHNALYSEPISYCTVFRTHIIMHCIQNPYIVFRTHIILHCIQNPYHNALYSEPIHYIQNPYHTALYSEPIHYIQNSYHNALYSEPISYCTVFRTHIIRHCIQNPYTVFRTLIILHCIQNPYHTALYSEPISYCTVFRTHIISYCTVFRTHIILHCIQNPYHTALYSEPILYHTVFRTLIILHCIQNPYHIILHCIQNPYHTVLYSEPISYHTALYSEPISYCTVFRTHIILYCIQNPYHTALYSEPISYCTVFRTHTLYSEPISYCTVFRTHIILHCIQNPYTVFRTHIILHCIQNPYHTALYSEPISYPGILCGMR